A single genomic interval of Arachis duranensis cultivar V14167 chromosome 7, aradu.V14167.gnm2.J7QH, whole genome shotgun sequence harbors:
- the LOC107458503 gene encoding uncharacterized protein LOC107458503 yields MVLHNDGKNVFSELGFSNWKKVNNGVNCAFVCHEGSIPNSPHNLCVKSCVDLMAHSKHIDKVLDRHSDETVVNNRLRGQGYDGASNMRGEWNGLQALFLKGYPFAYYIHCLAHRLQLALVSVAKEVCYVHQFFSKLTLIVNVVTVSPKRHDQLRVAQTNNVANLIANDQIVTGSGLNQIGTLQRAGDTRWGSHLNSACSLLCMFDATCEVLEKSIEEGNYSTRGDASAAYDAITSFEFVFVLHLMRNILEVSHDLCQALQQKNQDILNALTLVSTTKTLIQRMRESSWEAFIKEVVLFCEKHEVEVPYMNALHIARRGRTRKIVDQISVEHHYHVNLFLAIIDTQLQELNGRFNDNIVELLTLSSTLDLRENYKLFSVNKSM; encoded by the exons ATGGTGCTCCATAATGATGGAAAAAATGTATTTTCAGAGTTAGGATTTAGTAATTGGAAGAAAGTAAACAATGGAGTGAATTGTGCATTTGTATGTCACGAGGGTTCTATTCCTAATTCTCCCCATAATTTATGTGTGAAATCTTGTGTTGATTTAATGGCTCATTCTAAGCATATAGACAAAGTTCTTGATAGGCATAGTGATGAAACTGTTGTAAATAACCGCTTGAG GGGACAAGGGTATGATGGAGCTAGTAATATGCGTGGTGAATGGAATGGATTGCAAGCTCTATTTTTGAAAGGTTACCCTTTTGCTTATTACATTCATTGTCTTGCTCATCGATTACAATTAGCACTTGTTTCTGTAGCCAAAGAAGTTTGTTATGTTcatcaattcttttcaaaacttaccTTAATTGTGAATGTTGTGACTGTTTCTCCTAAACGTCATGATCAGTTAAGGGTTGCTCAAACAAATAATGTTGCAAACTTAATTGCCAATGATCAAATTGTGACAGGTAGTGGACTTAATCAAATTGGTACTTTGCAAAGAGCTGGAGATACTAGATGGGGGTCTCATTTGAATTCGGCATGTAGCTTGCTATGCATGTTTGATGCTACTTGTGAAGTTCTTGAAAAAAGCATTGAAGAAGGTAATTACTCCACTCGTGGTGATGCTAGTGCTGCTTATGATGCTATCACATCCTTTGAATTTGTCTTTGTCTTACATTTGATGAGAAATATTTTGGAAGTTAGTCATGATCTTTGTCAAGCTttacaacaaaaaaatcaaGACATATTGAATGCTTTAACTCTGGTTTCTACTACCAAGACTTTAATCCAACGAATGAGAGAATCAAGTTGGGAGGCTTTCATAAAAGAAGTTGTATTATTTTGTGAGAAACATGAAGTTGAAGTTCCTTATATGAATGCATTGCATATTGCTAGAAGAGGCCGAACTCGGAAAATTGTTGACCAAATTTCAGTGGAGCATCATTACCATGTTAATTTATTTCTAGCTATAATTGATACACAGTTGCAAGAGCTTAATGGAAGATTCAATGATAATATAGTCGAATTGCTTACTTTAAGTTCAACTTTAGATCTCAGAGAAAATTATAAGCTCTTCAGTGTCAACAAAAGTATGTGA